TCCTTCTGTCTCTTCAATACAGACACAGGCAATTCCTACAGCAATGGAGAAAAATAGAATGAGGTAGATAAAGTGGGTATCACACATACCATATCCTCCTTAGTTATGCATTGACTGATTtaatttaatttgatttattcaGCTGTATGCTGACCCTATTTTTTTAGgactgaaacagaaaacacaacatttttgtccTAGGCCCTTagacaacatggtgtattccatatcacccaaggagggctgggactgaaGATGATGTGGAAATACTGGAATACATGTGTTGCATCTTATCTAAGTCATACCCAGAAAAAACCCCACATATttcttcttcaatttcttgACAATACATAAGTGAAAATGATGATTTCTTAATCACTGAGAGAAAAAAACCCCACTAAAACCTAGTGCAGTTAGTGCAGCAAGAGTGcaactatcatttttttatcgacatgattgtatatttgtgtgttcAACTGTACCTGCCACAATTCCCTGTTGTCTCTCAACCAACTCTACTGCAGCGCCCATGTTACCCCCAGTCTCTATCCACTGGTCCACGATCAGCACCTTTGTACCTGAGAGACATCATGCAGCCAATCAGTTTTGTGTCTCTTGCAAGcttgtttcagaaaaaaataaagttctaCCCAAATCTGAAACAAGCAATAATCCAATAGCAACTGAAACTTGAAGCAAAAGCTCTTTCAAAATTACCTGGCTTGAAGGCATCCTTTCGAATTTCCAAACGTTTTTCCTTCTTGGAATAGTCCTTGAATCTGACATCGTCCACGTCGACACACAGGTGGCCATACTTACGGATGGCAAGGAATCCTTTCTTCAGGTGGCAAGCTATAGCACCACCTGTTAACACGCACGAAAACTGCAGTCATTACAATTTGTCGAAGGACCCATTCATCAGCATATTGATAAGTTATGAAataaagataacaaaacaatacaatgccGTACCAAGGATAAAACCTGTAGCGTCTATCCCAGCGACCAGGTCTACTTCATCAGGCTTGAAGGCCTTTGTGAGGTCAGCTACACATTGTTGGAAAGCCTGCATTACACACACAGAATGCATTCTTATTCTTTCAAATATAATACATTGTGTTTATTGAAATTGATTATCATGAAGATCTAGTACCTTGATTGAACAAATCTAACTATACACAGAGTCAGAAGATATGTTTTCAATATGATTTGCCACTTCGTATTTTCATACGAAGTTCCCTTGAAAGTACCTCCCTGTCTGACATGTCTCACATGACTTGACGTTTAAACTGGGTCGAACCGTCCATCAACACAGCAGAGCGGTCTTCTGAAGACCGGAGGAGGAAAATTGTTTCTTTTAGAAGGAATAGCAGACTACAACTGGACTGTAATACATCACCTCAGCATTCCTGTACATGGCAGTGGGGTCCAACCAGCTGAACTCTGGTCCTTTTGTGTTGGGTGCCATCAGGGCCAGGTACCAATCGGGGTCTCTCTTGTCATTCGCCATAACGTCACACGTCGTGCAAACTTACAGGCAGGAAGAATAACAACCTTAAAAGCAACAATGTATTTTGTGAGCATAATCTCATTAGATTAAAGTGAAGATGGTGTGATGTTACTTATGTCTAAAGGCACATATGGATGCTGTGGTATCCTCCATTTTGATGTGGAGCTGCCCATCTTGAAAGTCAAGTTGACCTAAACCCCTCCTAAAATAACCCTGGCCCTATTGAGGTTTCTCTTCATCATTATAAAATAGTTAGTAATAGTTCAGctcatgtaacgttagctgtAACTTAATTATCTTACACAGCTATTTGTACACAACATTCACATGCATACTTTCATCACAATGATTACAATGACATATTCAGCATAAAATGTCATAAAATCAACTAatgttataatgataataataatatcgggtgtattttgcagccagtaggtcaaacaagaaattgttcaccttaaaaaaaaaagaccaataCTTCTGATATTGGGCTGATAGACAAAGGGAAACATGTGTATCCAAGCCTCATGCTACACACTGGGGAAGAGTGAAATTCAGCTGTCCTGACCAGGGATATGAGGAAACCATATTGAAATCTGAGAGTGAGATGCAAGCAAAGGTCAATAAATTATGTTGTGAGCATATTTTCTAGCATTGCAAGAAAAGTCTAGGAGGAAAACACAACCTGAACTTGATTTTCAGTAGATCGTAACTGGGCTCTGTAACAGCAGAGTAACCATttccacagacaaacaaatgaGTTGTTCTTTGGGTCAGACTTTGAACTCAAATCCGCCTTGctggttgtgtttttgtttacattcttTCTCTTGACGGGTCTGCACCAATCAGCAGTAATGTTACAAAGGTATCAAGGAACCTGTATGTTCCATTAAAGcacctgtgattggtcaagCTGTATAACAGGACCTTGATTGGCATGTAGAATATACCACTTTGAATAGAAGGGGAGCTTTAATACTATAATGTAAACGTATATGCCTTTTATTCGATAACCTTAATTCAATAGTTATCATAGAATATGAAGAGCTGTAAAGTAATGTGAattcaagtttgttttgttttcaatatggTCTTCCCGCTGTATTTATCATGACTAAGTTCCCTTAAAAGTACCTCCCTGTCGACGTGTCTCACATGACTTGTCTAAACTGGATCTAACCGCCCGCCCACCAACATAGCTGAGCGGACCAGAGAAGACTGGAGGAggagaaatttgtttcttttacagTACAAATAGCAGGCTAAAGCTTGTCTCCACGGTCTATTTAACAGTGTACACCTAGAAGAACATCTAAGAAGTCTCTGTGTGGAGGCATCTACGGTGAAGACATCGTAGATATGCCACCAATGGCGAACGTGAACGGGAACGTTGTGTGCAGCAACCGCTTTCTCAGGGGTGTTGTGGAAGGTACGTGGAAAAGTGGAGAATATTTTCAGGAAATCGCACCGATGTTTCCTCAGAATCGACCAAATATTCCGATAATTATCACATAAATTGCATCCTGTACCTTTCTGGTACCATTTAGCCTTGTAATTCATACGTTTGTGCTGAGAATCCGGAGAGGAATGTTTCAGAATCCGGTTGCCCAAGTAGTCCTTTTTTCCGCCATATTGTGTCTCATCCATCTTGTCGAATTGACGTCTATGCAAATCGTGTCTGCGCGCTTGGGCCTAAGGGGCTAAATTATGGGCAGCAAATATGTTCGGGTGGCAGCAAATAATGTTTCCTCCTGGGCACATGCTACGTTGTTCTCCATCTAATGtaaggcatttttttttctaatttgcgCTGATAGTTTCTGTTGAATAATTTTGACGGGAATGCTAATTACTATGAGGTTTAACTCCCCAACATTCGAAAACagtatatgtatacattttattttaaaaagatgAATTATTGATCTTATAATAACCAATTTAACTGTTAAACAGTTTTTGATTTTCTTGATATTATATCAGATCTtctgtgataaacaactgttaacAGATTATTCATCTAGAAGAGGCTGTACAATAATGGTGCTGACCATGAATAATCAGATAAAGGTCAGAAAGTCTATTATTGTGAACAAAAGCACCTTGTTGTGAAAAACTCAATcaatgatttgatgaatgaaaGGCATCTTACAAGTTTTGCATCCAGCAAGAGAAAGGGGTCATGGGCTATGGCCAGATTTTCATGTACCTAATTCAAATACCAGCCAATCTTTGCCCGCACTGACAAAAACAAATACTCGTACTTCCCTAGAACCATTCTGCCATTTCTGGAGTGAAATGCTCTGCCAGGCACGTGGTAATTGCTTCCACTGTTGAGTCTTTCtgtgcccgccctaacccgggacctcaactcAAAAACGTTGCCCCTTGCGGGGCTATTAGGGGGCATCtaaggtgatgatgatgatattgttcAAATTGTGCCTCTAGTTGTTGCTAAAGTTGCATTGCCCAGGTAAATGCGAAGAGGATCTCAGACCTGGTTACCAGAGGCAGGAACCCAGAGGAACATTTGCATGTGGAACATAGCACCAAAAAATCCATAGAATAAATGCTTGCATAAGAAGAAAATATACCACTACTGACTGATCACCTTGCCGAGATGACGAGTGGGGAAAATAAAAGCAGGGGCAGTGTCAAGAAGTTATTGGTTCATGCAAAATTGCAAcaggaagagagaagaaaacACTATGAATTTCAATATATCTGGTGCCTAATGTGTTCATTTGGGTTTTCCCACTTCACATTATACTAGTCCCACATTTATTGGTGACTTGCCCCAAAATGGGGTGCATACTTAATTTGAGGTGTGTACTTAACTCTTAAGTTGagaaaatcaaaatatgatatcaatagtTAAAAGAAATTCCTTTCTGCAGGTTTTTATGGCAAGCCATGGACCACAGATCAGAGACGAGAGCTGTTCAGAAGGTGGGTATCTCATATAGAGGTTACTCTATGCATTGTTTGAATCTTTCTATTCTATTATATTGAATATTTTGAGTTGATGTGTTTCGTTTTGTTAGGTCACATTGGTACTTCATGAACATTTGCTGATACATTTTGTTGGTTTTCATTGTCAGGATGAACAAGATGGGACTAAACACATACCTGTATGCGCCCAAGGACGACTACAAACACAGAGCCTATTGGCGGGATCTTTACTCTGTAGAGGAAGCAggtacatttatttcattttttttttcataacataGTGTTTGCTTCTTTTTAGTGCCATAGTAAAATGTATATCGAGAATTGGCATTTTCAGCATTTCTGGTGCTTTAAATTTAATCACCATGTTGCCCTGAGGTGTATCATGTCTCCACCTTGCTTCTTCTTGGTTCTCCTATTCGTGAAAGATAAGCATCTCTTCCGTCTCAAGTGCTTTAATAAGTAGAGTT
The sequence above is drawn from the Branchiostoma floridae strain S238N-H82 chromosome 4, Bfl_VNyyK, whole genome shotgun sequence genome and encodes:
- the LOC118413810 gene encoding adenine phosphoribosyltransferase-like, yielding MANDKRDPDWYLALMAPNTKGPEFSWLDPTAMYRNAEAFQQCVADLTKAFKPDEVDLVAGIDATGFILGGAIACHLKKGFLAIRKYGHLCVDVDDVRFKDYSKKEKRLEIRKDAFKPGTKVLIVDQWIETGGNMGAAVELVERQQGIVAGIACVCIEETEGGKRLMEKYKCVSSVVSREIQDQVNAKNLESFKTYKPL